One window of Phycisphaeraceae bacterium genomic DNA carries:
- a CDS encoding HAD-IIIC family phosphatase, producing MDIKTIHCLLIADHTIDQLGAILRNADDAPAMKATVAPFDQVQQILMNGALSCWKEGANIAVAWTRPERAIDAFRRILARERVTQEELLEEVDEFASLVTRASERVEAVFVPMWTMPAWWRGTGGLELKSRPGAVGAVHALTLMNARLAEKLGSNSKVHLLDASRWMASAGKNATNPKLWLMTKALYSLEVFKDAAADIKAILRGLAGLSKKLVVLDLDDTLWGGIVGENGWEGVALGGHDPIGESFAEFQRALKALKNSGIILGIVSKNDEETAIGAIRENPEMVLKDSDFAGWRINWLDKATNIKELVEELNLGLDSVVFIDDNPAERARVKESLPQVTVPDWPADKMLYTQALHALRLFDRPSVTDEDLGRTEMYVAERARTESKSSSVSMEDWLASLQLKVTYEPLGLGNIKRAAQLFNKTNQMNLTTRRMTEAELLAWGQEKNHAMYAYRVADRFGDYGLTGLAAVEVNGSEATVTDFLLSCRVMGRGVEKGMLTTLLDFAKKLGAKKTTARYLETKRNKPCHDYFKDESGLPKNDAATEFWWLHENEFPTPSHITLVRGDGTVVAEPTLAGS from the coding sequence ATGGACATCAAGACGATTCATTGCCTGCTCATCGCCGACCACACGATCGACCAGCTCGGCGCGATCCTGCGGAACGCGGACGATGCACCCGCGATGAAGGCCACGGTTGCGCCGTTCGACCAAGTGCAGCAGATTCTGATGAACGGCGCGCTCTCCTGCTGGAAAGAAGGGGCGAACATCGCGGTGGCCTGGACGCGCCCCGAGCGAGCGATCGATGCATTTCGGCGCATCCTCGCACGTGAGCGTGTGACCCAAGAAGAACTGCTTGAGGAAGTGGACGAATTCGCGTCGCTTGTCACTCGGGCAAGCGAGCGAGTTGAAGCCGTGTTTGTTCCGATGTGGACGATGCCGGCGTGGTGGCGCGGCACCGGAGGACTCGAACTCAAATCGCGTCCCGGCGCGGTCGGCGCGGTGCACGCGCTAACGCTGATGAACGCGCGTCTTGCGGAAAAACTCGGATCGAATTCGAAGGTTCATTTGCTCGATGCTTCGCGCTGGATGGCGAGCGCGGGGAAAAATGCGACGAATCCGAAGTTGTGGCTGATGACCAAGGCGCTTTACAGCCTCGAGGTCTTCAAGGATGCCGCGGCGGATATCAAGGCGATTCTGCGGGGGCTCGCGGGGCTCTCGAAGAAACTGGTTGTGCTCGACCTCGACGACACGCTCTGGGGCGGCATCGTCGGCGAGAACGGTTGGGAGGGTGTCGCGCTCGGCGGGCACGACCCGATCGGAGAATCGTTCGCTGAGTTTCAGCGGGCGCTCAAGGCGCTCAAGAACTCCGGGATCATCCTCGGTATCGTCAGCAAGAACGACGAGGAAACCGCGATCGGCGCGATCCGCGAGAACCCGGAAATGGTTCTGAAGGACTCCGATTTCGCAGGCTGGCGAATCAACTGGCTCGACAAGGCGACGAACATTAAGGAACTTGTTGAAGAACTCAACTTGGGCCTCGACAGCGTCGTGTTCATCGACGACAACCCGGCGGAGCGGGCCCGCGTGAAAGAGTCACTGCCGCAGGTCACGGTTCCGGATTGGCCCGCCGACAAGATGCTCTACACGCAGGCGCTGCACGCGCTGCGACTCTTCGACCGGCCGAGCGTGACGGACGAGGACCTCGGGCGCACGGAGATGTACGTCGCGGAGCGCGCTCGCACCGAGTCTAAGTCATCCTCCGTTTCGATGGAGGATTGGCTCGCATCTCTCCAACTGAAGGTGACGTACGAGCCGCTCGGACTGGGCAACATCAAGCGGGCGGCGCAGCTTTTCAACAAGACGAATCAGATGAACCTGACGACTCGGCGCATGACCGAAGCAGAATTACTTGCCTGGGGCCAGGAAAAGAACCACGCGATGTACGCGTATCGGGTGGCGGACCGCTTCGGCGATTACGGGCTCACGGGTCTTGCGGCGGTCGAAGTAAACGGAAGCGAAGCGACCGTCACCGATTTTCTGCTTTCCTGCCGCGTGATGGGGCGTGGCGTCGAGAAGGGGATGTTGACGACGTTGCTCGACTTTGCGAAGAAGCTCGGAGCGAAAAAAACGACCGCGAGATACCTCGAAACCAAACGGAACAAGCCGTGTCACGACTACTTCAAGGACGAGTCGGGCCTGCCGAAGAATGACGCCGCCACGGAATTCTGGTGGCTGCACGAGAACGAGTTCCCGACTCCTTCGCATATCACTCTGGTTCGAGGCGATGGAACGGTTGTCGCCGAACCTACTCTGGCCGGCTCGTGA
- a CDS encoding class I SAM-dependent methyltransferase, with amino-acid sequence MKRPITFGRVVNFARRMPAVLTQPERLYAQEAIKKLWPDANPKDIEQLRYEYHKNDSLFLDVDRLSLTKRRRRAQWEPWLEFQYLLVRMAKPEIYVETGVFDGISSAVILQAMEDNSKGRLVSIDLPATEPIKGATDHMLEGSLPPGVDPGWCVPQRLRTRYDLRLGDARELLPKALKELGTIDIFFHDSLHTYDHMIFEYRCAWPHVKNGGFVVSDDIFANPAMFHFSREVGRKYLNIRNGFGCVRK; translated from the coding sequence ATGAAGCGACCAATCACGTTCGGCAGAGTCGTCAACTTCGCGCGTCGCATGCCGGCAGTGCTCACGCAACCCGAGCGGCTCTACGCCCAGGAGGCCATCAAGAAGCTATGGCCGGACGCAAATCCAAAAGATATCGAGCAGCTTCGCTACGAGTACCACAAGAACGATAGCCTCTTTCTTGATGTTGATCGTTTGTCGCTGACCAAGCGCCGCCGCCGCGCTCAGTGGGAACCTTGGCTCGAATTCCAGTACCTCCTCGTCCGCATGGCCAAGCCAGAGATTTATGTGGAGACCGGCGTCTTCGACGGAATCAGCAGCGCCGTCATTCTGCAGGCGATGGAAGACAACAGCAAGGGGCGGCTCGTGTCGATCGATCTACCGGCGACTGAGCCGATCAAGGGCGCGACCGATCACATGCTCGAGGGCTCGCTGCCACCGGGCGTTGATCCTGGCTGGTGCGTTCCGCAGCGCCTGCGGACTCGCTACGACTTGCGTCTGGGCGATGCACGCGAACTCCTTCCCAAAGCGCTGAAGGAGCTCGGAACGATCGACATCTTCTTTCACGATTCTCTGCACACGTACGACCACATGATCTTCGAGTACCGCTGCGCCTGGCCTCATGTCAAGAACGGCGGCTTTGTGGTCTCCGACGACATCTTCGCCAATCCCGCGATGTTCCACTTCTCCAGGGAAGTGGGCCGCAAGTATCTGAATATCCGCAACGGGTTCGGTTGCGTCCGGAAGTAG
- a CDS encoding ChbG/HpnK family deacetylase, whose protein sequence is MTRVIINADDLGLSGRVNDAIFGLMRRGRLTSSTIMANGPALEDAAARTKEFPRCSFGVHLNLTDLRPVTGDPTLRPLLGDAGEFARKAREVSYDDALLAAVEREWITQVNKVRSLGVPVSHLDSHHHTHTHAPLFKVLKRVQAMTGIRRVRTTMNLYHPTDPLVGGMKQRLKKLGWHTALRWMAPRTTTTDLFTWFWIYHDLLPTVPRARTVELMVHPGSDDPIFKREEELMDTPWEARSKPPISLVSYNDL, encoded by the coding sequence ATGACGCGCGTCATCATCAATGCCGACGATCTGGGTCTTTCCGGTCGCGTGAACGACGCGATCTTTGGCCTGATGCGTCGGGGCCGCCTCACAAGTTCGACGATCATGGCGAATGGACCGGCGCTCGAAGATGCCGCGGCCCGCACGAAGGAATTCCCGCGTTGCTCCTTCGGTGTTCATCTGAACCTGACCGACCTGCGCCCGGTCACAGGCGATCCGACGCTGCGCCCGCTGCTCGGTGACGCCGGAGAGTTCGCGCGCAAAGCGCGCGAGGTTTCCTATGACGACGCCCTCCTCGCGGCCGTGGAGCGCGAGTGGATCACGCAGGTAAACAAAGTGCGTTCGCTCGGAGTACCGGTCAGCCATCTCGATTCGCACCACCACACCCACACGCACGCGCCGCTCTTCAAAGTGCTGAAGCGCGTGCAAGCAATGACAGGAATCCGAAGAGTCCGCACGACGATGAACCTGTATCACCCGACCGATCCGCTCGTGGGCGGCATGAAACAACGCCTCAAAAAGCTGGGTTGGCACACGGCGCTCCGCTGGATGGCGCCTCGCACCACAACCACCGACCTATTTACCTGGTTTTGGATCTACCACGATCTGCTGCCGACGGTCCCGCGGGCACGGACAGTCGAACTCATGGTCCACCCCGGCTCGGACGATCCGATCTTCAAGCGCGAGGAGGAGTTGATGGATACTCCGTGGGAAGCTCGTTCCAAGCCGCCAATCTCGCTGGTTAGTTACAACGACTTGTGA
- a CDS encoding nicotinate-nicotinamide nucleotide adenylyltransferase has translation MTDLPPHCPPPTPPEIPRHATDLIFVGGTFDPPHFGHTRLPVEARSAVNLDSAWLIYVPAAQNPLKDSLPRAGDANRLAMLELAIEPVLQSAIWDDELARARFSGGPSYTVDSLRRLRTCLSRPLNLRLLLGSDQALSFHRWRDPREILELARPIVMLRGADALSFLSSMKQNLFWSESELGIWEESIVPISRSNISSTRVRDLLRSARGKETPELAESLSPAVLDYIRRNHLYRC, from the coding sequence GTGACGGACCTTCCACCTCATTGCCCGCCGCCGACACCTCCCGAAATCCCTCGGCACGCGACCGATCTGATCTTCGTCGGCGGCACCTTTGATCCGCCCCATTTCGGTCATACTCGGCTTCCGGTTGAAGCGCGCTCCGCCGTGAACTTGGATTCTGCGTGGCTCATCTATGTCCCGGCGGCACAGAATCCGTTGAAGGATTCGCTTCCGCGAGCCGGCGATGCGAACCGTCTGGCAATGCTCGAGCTTGCGATTGAGCCAGTCCTGCAGTCGGCGATTTGGGATGATGAACTCGCGCGGGCTCGCTTTTCTGGCGGCCCGAGCTACACAGTCGATTCGCTGCGCAGGCTTCGCACATGTTTGAGTCGGCCGCTCAATCTACGGCTCCTGCTCGGGAGCGATCAGGCGCTTTCGTTTCACCGCTGGCGTGACCCGCGGGAAATCCTCGAACTCGCACGGCCGATCGTGATGCTCCGCGGAGCGGATGCACTGAGTTTTTTGTCGTCGATGAAGCAGAATCTGTTTTGGTCGGAATCCGAACTTGGGATTTGGGAGGAGTCGATCGTTCCGATCTCGCGTTCGAATATCAGCTCCACACGCGTGAGAGATTTGCTCAGGTCGGCGCGCGGAAAGGAAACCCCCGAACTGGCGGAGTCTCTTTCGCCCGCCGTGCTCGATTACATCCGGCGGAACCATCTCTACCGCTGCTGA
- the dps gene encoding DNA starvation/stationary phase protection protein Dps: MKTHNTLPKKIKADSIEVLQARLSDTLDAWSHTKQAHWNVRGPGFIAIHELFDKVADAIAESADAIAERLATLGGSPSGCSRDVAKNTSLKPYPHGIASEKKHVDALCASLSTLATSWREAIDHCDKSGDAVTTDLFTRLTGDLDKYIWLIESHNA; encoded by the coding sequence ATGAAGACGCACAATACTTTGCCCAAAAAGATCAAGGCGGATTCGATCGAAGTACTCCAGGCTCGCCTCTCCGACACACTGGATGCGTGGAGCCATACGAAGCAAGCACACTGGAATGTGAGGGGTCCGGGCTTCATCGCGATCCATGAGTTGTTTGACAAAGTCGCCGACGCGATCGCCGAAAGCGCCGACGCGATCGCCGAACGGCTCGCGACGCTCGGAGGCTCGCCGAGCGGATGCTCGCGCGACGTCGCCAAGAACACATCGCTCAAGCCCTATCCGCACGGAATCGCCAGCGAGAAGAAGCACGTCGACGCTTTGTGCGCTTCACTTTCGACACTGGCAACCAGTTGGCGCGAGGCGATTGATCACTGCGATAAATCGGGAGATGCCGTGACCACCGATCTTTTCACAAGGTTGACTGGCGATCTCGACAAGTACATCTGGCTCATCGAAAGCCACAACGCCTAA
- a CDS encoding zinc ribbon domain-containing protein → MGLTPKSVQKFSTPSRPAPLPLASEVDETVTNCPACSVAIRPGAVLCINCGARIGRIDSVAPSGFATRAPCPNCDYDMSGMSGTTCPECGGVAPFAPPKLDFLTEQEEWTSRQVFWEACRNGVWVGALGLAILFALAGGWYGADGMKFWLAAIVPTWVVASVGFIVCGLILRFLDTSLPITLFHVLAVVLVGLAVTELVFPVTGGRIWFSLKTMLLVPIVVTGATVLVMDDDDKVQCFLASLPISLACLVVPLVLFAILA, encoded by the coding sequence ATGGGGTTGACGCCGAAGTCTGTTCAGAAGTTCAGCACGCCGTCAAGGCCGGCGCCGCTTCCGCTCGCGAGTGAAGTCGACGAAACAGTTACGAATTGTCCCGCGTGCAGCGTGGCGATCCGCCCTGGCGCCGTGCTCTGCATCAATTGCGGTGCGAGGATTGGTCGGATCGATTCGGTTGCGCCGTCTGGTTTCGCCACGCGTGCGCCCTGTCCGAACTGCGATTACGACATGTCCGGAATGAGCGGCACAACCTGCCCCGAGTGCGGCGGGGTGGCGCCGTTCGCACCGCCGAAACTCGATTTCCTGACGGAGCAGGAAGAGTGGACTTCAAGGCAGGTGTTCTGGGAAGCGTGTCGAAATGGAGTGTGGGTCGGGGCGCTGGGACTGGCAATTCTGTTTGCGCTCGCGGGCGGCTGGTACGGCGCGGATGGGATGAAGTTCTGGCTCGCGGCCATCGTGCCGACTTGGGTGGTGGCGTCCGTCGGTTTCATCGTGTGCGGCCTGATACTTCGGTTTTTGGATACGTCGCTCCCGATTACCCTGTTTCACGTGCTCGCTGTCGTGCTGGTCGGTTTGGCCGTGACAGAACTTGTCTTCCCCGTGACCGGCGGTCGGATCTGGTTCTCGCTGAAGACCATGCTGCTCGTACCGATCGTCGTCACCGGGGCGACTGTCTTGGTGATGGACGATGACGACAAGGTGCAGTGCTTCCTGGCGAGTCTGCCGATATCGCTGGCGTGCCTTGTCGTGCCGCTCGTCCTCTTCGCGATTCTGGCCTAA
- a CDS encoding NAD-dependent epimerase/dehydratase family protein gives MSENHFSRREFARLTALAGAAIGVAVVGFGPTAFARLAAISPEQPDKQLSILILGGTGFSGPKMAEYAKSRGHKVTLFNRGRTEKRIGMVEDVGHLYGNRDPDKNSDEADPDSPKGLTQLEGKRFDAIIDTSGFYPRHVKASAELLKDSGYYLFISTVSVYEGNSKPADENDELGKVEDTTTENMGAQMERYGPLKVLCEKEVQRVFGDRCSIVRPGFIVGPGDPSDRFTYWPVRASEGGEMLCPGDGSDPVQFIDNRDLAEWCVRLCETRTPGVFNAIGPDGMEGKKLNVRGLVEACIAASAATGGKKATPVWVPFEFLEEQQVSVGGDLPIIIPSTGEAAGFHRRSNARAVAAGLTYRPVEDTCQATLEWWPKEVARRERVGNQLVEEAKKAGKEPPRLPDPTKLGVGMSREREAQILKAWKESKG, from the coding sequence ATGTCAGAGAACCACTTTTCACGCCGCGAATTCGCTCGTTTGACCGCTCTTGCGGGCGCCGCAATCGGAGTCGCGGTGGTCGGATTCGGGCCGACTGCATTCGCGCGACTTGCCGCAATAAGTCCGGAACAGCCGGACAAGCAGTTGTCCATTCTCATTCTCGGCGGCACCGGTTTCTCCGGCCCCAAGATGGCCGAGTATGCCAAGAGCCGGGGCCACAAGGTCACGCTCTTTAATCGGGGACGAACGGAAAAAAGAATCGGCATGGTGGAAGATGTCGGTCACCTGTACGGCAATCGCGATCCGGACAAGAACTCCGATGAGGCCGATCCCGATTCGCCCAAGGGTCTCACCCAACTCGAGGGCAAACGGTTCGATGCGATCATCGATACCTCGGGGTTCTATCCGCGCCATGTCAAGGCGTCAGCCGAGCTTCTGAAGGACTCTGGTTACTACCTGTTTATCTCGACGGTGTCGGTGTACGAAGGAAACAGCAAGCCGGCGGATGAGAATGACGAACTCGGAAAGGTCGAAGACACGACGACGGAAAACATGGGCGCTCAGATGGAGCGTTATGGTCCGCTCAAAGTGCTGTGCGAGAAGGAAGTCCAGCGCGTTTTCGGTGATCGCTGCTCGATCGTGCGCCCCGGTTTCATCGTCGGGCCGGGAGATCCGAGTGATCGCTTCACCTATTGGCCGGTTCGGGCCAGCGAGGGCGGCGAAATGCTGTGCCCGGGAGATGGTTCCGACCCGGTGCAGTTCATCGACAACCGAGACTTGGCCGAATGGTGTGTGCGCTTGTGTGAGACTCGGACTCCGGGCGTGTTCAACGCCATTGGACCTGACGGGATGGAAGGCAAGAAGCTCAATGTGAGGGGCCTTGTCGAGGCGTGCATCGCTGCGAGTGCCGCGACCGGCGGAAAAAAGGCGACTCCGGTTTGGGTCCCATTTGAATTCCTCGAAGAACAGCAGGTTTCGGTCGGTGGTGATCTTCCGATCATCATTCCTTCGACGGGTGAGGCGGCGGGCTTCCACAGGCGGTCGAACGCGCGGGCAGTCGCCGCGGGATTGACCTACCGGCCGGTGGAGGACACCTGCCAGGCGACGCTCGAATGGTGGCCCAAGGAAGTGGCCCGGCGCGAGCGCGTCGGGAATCAGTTGGTTGAAGAAGCAAAGAAAGCCGGCAAAGAGCCGCCGAGGCTTCCCGATCCGACCAAGCTGGGCGTCGGCATGAGCCGTGAGCGCGAGGCTCAGATCCTCAAGGCCTGGAAAGAAAGCAAGGGTTGA